A genomic window from Candidatus Schekmanbacteria bacterium includes:
- a CDS encoding YfcE family phosphodiesterase has translation THSRGKIGGKLKNMLKSEAKHFDFIVHTGDFTSIEAALSIEAISGIPLIGVSGNMDNDEVRSHYPYKKTLSVEKLRVGIIHGWGPPYDLIERIDKEFEDEDIIIFGHTHIPCEKIFNGKRFLNPGSASNNRNGIGESIGILEIDGKKADFKIRYL, from the coding sequence ACTCATAGTAGAGGGAAAATTGGCGGCAAATTAAAGAATATGCTAAAATCCGAAGCAAAGCACTTTGATTTTATTGTCCATACAGGTGATTTTACATCAATCGAAGCAGCATTATCTATTGAAGCAATTTCAGGAATTCCTCTTATAGGAGTTTCTGGCAATATGGATAATGATGAAGTTCGCTCCCATTATCCATATAAAAAAACTCTATCAGTAGAAAAATTAAGGGTTGGAATCATTCATGGCTGGGGGCCTCCTTACGACTTGATAGAAAGGATAGACAAGGAATTTGAAGATGAAGACATCATAATATTCGGACATACACATATTCCATGCGAAAAGATTTTCAATGGAAAAAGATTTTTAAATCCCGGTTCTGCTTCCAATAATAGAAATGGGATAGGTGAAAGCATAGGAATTTTAGAAATAGACGGAAAAAAAGCAGACTTTAAAATTCGTTATCTTTGA